A genomic segment from Flavobacterium inviolabile encodes:
- a CDS encoding geranylgeranylglycerol-phosphate geranylgeranyltransferase, with amino-acid sequence MLNFLKLIRYQNLIMIALMQLLFRYGFLKQQSGIALALSDFQYMLLVLATVCIAAGGFVINNIMDQETDSISKPDAVVVGRSISETMAYNIYIAVTVLGVGIGFYLSNIIGKASFSTLFIVIAATLYLYATSLKQSLLIGNIIVALLLSVSVIIIGVFDLYPAINDGNQAQMSVLFQILLDYALFAFIINFIREIVKDLEDMDGDYNAGMSTLPIVLGKARATKVVFALAFIPVLALIYYINKNLLGLQFVLYYALLCILGPLLYFIIKIWSAKTKTEFRFLSSLLKIILLFGILSIVVITLNMKYNA; translated from the coding sequence ATGCTCAATTTCTTAAAACTAATCCGCTACCAAAACCTGATTATGATAGCCTTAATGCAACTGTTGTTTCGTTACGGCTTCTTAAAGCAACAATCCGGCATTGCACTGGCCTTATCCGATTTTCAATATATGTTGCTGGTTCTGGCAACCGTTTGCATCGCTGCCGGCGGATTTGTGATTAACAACATCATGGATCAGGAAACCGACAGTATTTCGAAACCCGACGCGGTGGTTGTGGGCAGATCCATTTCGGAAACAATGGCCTATAATATCTATATCGCCGTTACCGTACTGGGTGTCGGCATTGGATTTTACCTGTCTAATATTATTGGGAAAGCCAGTTTTTCGACCTTGTTCATTGTAATTGCGGCTACCTTATATTTATATGCCACCAGTTTAAAGCAGAGCCTTTTAATCGGCAATATCATTGTTGCATTGCTTTTGTCTGTAAGCGTGATCATCATTGGTGTTTTTGATTTATACCCGGCTATCAACGACGGGAATCAGGCGCAGATGAGTGTGCTTTTCCAGATACTGCTGGATTATGCTTTATTTGCTTTTATCATCAATTTTATCCGTGAAATCGTAAAAGATCTGGAAGACATGGACGGCGACTATAATGCCGGAATGAGTACGCTTCCTATCGTATTGGGCAAAGCCAGAGCGACAAAAGTAGTTTTTGCACTCGCTTTTATTCCTGTGTTGGCCCTTATTTATTATATCAACAAAAACCTTCTGGGATTACAGTTTGTACTGTATTATGCCCTGCTGTGTATATTAGGACCACTACTCTATTTTATCATTAAAATATGGAGTGCCAAAACTAAAACCGAATTCCGTTTTTTAAGCAGTCTTCTTAAAATTATCCTGCTTTTCGGAATACTGTCCATCGTGGTCATTACCCTTAACATGAAATACAATGCTTAA
- a CDS encoding Maf-like protein: MLKEIFKNHTIILASGSPRRQNFFKELDLDFEIRLKEVDEIYPDSLKAEEITDFLAELKADAFNGTLSDKDILVTSDTIVWHEGKALGKPKDYDDAFRTLQSLSGKTHEVITSVSIRSNAKTDTFHEVTSVTFNELPDAYIKYYLDNYSPFDKAGSYGIQEWIGLVAIARIDGSYNNVVGLPVDKVFQHLLTFVV, encoded by the coding sequence ATGCTTAAAGAAATTTTTAAGAATCATACGATCATTCTGGCTTCCGGATCACCAAGACGTCAAAACTTTTTTAAAGAGCTGGACCTGGATTTTGAAATCCGTCTTAAAGAAGTAGACGAAATATATCCCGATTCTCTGAAAGCCGAAGAGATCACGGATTTCTTAGCCGAATTAAAAGCCGATGCTTTTAACGGAACCCTTTCCGATAAGGATATCCTGGTAACCAGCGATACGATTGTCTGGCACGAAGGCAAAGCATTGGGTAAACCAAAAGATTATGACGATGCTTTCCGGACCTTACAGTCCTTATCCGGAAAAACCCACGAAGTAATCACATCGGTAAGCATCCGGAGCAATGCAAAAACCGATACTTTTCACGAAGTAACCAGCGTTACGTTTAACGAACTGCCGGATGCCTATATTAAATATTACCTGGACAACTACAGTCCTTTTGATAAAGCAGGTTCCTACGGCATTCAGGAATGGATCGGACTGGTTGCCATTGCACGAATTGACGGTTCCTATAATAATGTGGTCGGACTTCCGGTGGACAAAGTCTTCCAACATTTGCTTACATTTGTAGTATAA
- a CDS encoding Ig-like domain-containing protein: MFFLFVHVDSSAQVSYVYANQLLANNSHVAAPGNAVSVSTTDYATLESYGGIAINLGSYTGRIELGFPSTVPAGTTSYIRIQTDNTLLNTLLGGGLGGALANLTGTLALGNHYFNVNVKQTGNATPVFSASSINGFANESARLVYDVNGNYYIAVTPNVSYNSIEIEDLTNTLLLGTINTMRVYSAFYFSGSDVCNPAFTTSFDGTGGTVDILGVGGAGVADPKNAIDTDNNSYSMVSMGALTVAGTISQTIYFATPSSTTDQFHLTLQLDDPSLLNLGVSDGIKIEALLGQNVVYSTGLGALLNTDVLGLLSAGQKTNVSFTPGQSFDRVKVTISSLVQLNVTKTVKIFNVYRSPAKPDVTSANQNLAICSGQPVSLTATTASTNQLLWYNSLTSTAPVATTAYNVPYLISNVSATATYYVAARQIGCTAVSERVPITITVSSLPIATDITINANVAASCLGVAVLAPTTALSGGTFKYFTDQLKTQEITTGFAGHAGITYVKDPVTGTLTVSGLNATNTPRSYFIAVELAGACENAANTLAEVQVGLSVTTLDVQTTISGCGFVNLRNAIVNFDTTGNTTYSFFDSTNTPLTPDQAANITVGGTYYIEALNASSTCPSERKAVVVTVNPLPQLQVVPLTYTVNLGDSVTLLSTSNATVTWFDQNGVALAANVAGPFTTAGYYTFTAVANNGLCAVNISVTVNVIDPSNCPPFMDRVYANTQSSGSIITGGVMNGGSAIDQNPQSFSTITTGIGLLGIGTTWQNLQWNTTIPAGTPVTIKVGTEYSGLTLLGAITIIGTKKDGLGNPVDIGTLQPLSASLLNLLPGENSFEYTFVPSNTTGPKAYDGIRIVIGSILSVAQSARIYEAYYAKVSNPVVCQPGDVEDVFYGNIDLGIGALTSTVGVTNAWNAVDNSETTFATMSSGVGVLAAAEMTVKFRSPSQENDVIKIRISKPGTLLNAGLLSGLNIQRYMGNNPVGGALDTSSSVLLVQLLNGGTEAVIITNAQSPAYDRVRIRMGGVASVLNSLQIHSVTREAAVDVVDSGGDRIIEVCYGDLVSIAPQNCTTFNWYDAATGGNLITSGTSYTVPFSLAVGTHVFYLQPVRSGCEVMARTAITLIVGPTSPQTSITGILINSGNNTTLCAPGGAVTLTAQLNSTPAVTNPVYYWYSFNGTVQTLIPGQTTSTLSLTGLTPGTHTYYVGVSSDQFCETLPADRISVTFIILPPSVATDITVSDVQTCMSNPNPVSIQPTTTLTNPVFAWYFTNDITQPITNGTVGGVTYAIAANGTLTVTGLTTTNSPYTYYVAVSSNTTCPNLPGTLQDVVVNMGDAPTPTTDDTTQDFCKVDNPIVESIIVNEAGVIWYSVPTGGTSLASTTPLVTGTYYGALLNAVSGCESSVRLAVAVQVNDAPTPTTNDTTQDFCKVNNPIVESIIVNEAGVIWYTVPTGGTPLASTTALVTGTYYGVLVDAVSGCESSVRLAVAVQVNDAPTPTTNDTTQDFCKVNNPIVESIIVNEAGVIWYNVPTGGTPLASTTALVTGTYYGVLVDAASGCESSVRLAVAVQVNDAPTPTTNDTTQDFCKANNPIVESIIVNEAGVIWYNVPTGGTPLASTTPLVTGTYYGVLIDAVSGCESSVRLAVAVQVNDAPTPTTNDTTQDFCKVNNPTVASIQVNETGVIWYTVPTGGTPLASTTALVTGTYYGVLVDAASGCESSVRLAVAVQVNDAPTPTTNDTTQDFCKVNNPTVASIQVNETGVIWYTVPTGGTPLASTTALVTGTYYGVLVDAASGCESSVRLAVAVQVNDAPTPTTNDTTQDFCQSANPTVASIQVNETGVIWYTAPTGGSVVASTTALISGTTYYGVLVDAASGCESSIRLAVTVQVNDAPTPTTNDTTQDFCQSTNPTVASIQVNETGVIWYTVPTGGTPLASTTALVTGTYYGVLVDAASGCESSVRLAVAVQVNDAPTPTTNDTTQDFCQSTNPTVASIQVNETGVIWYTAPTGGSVVASTTPLVTGTYYGVLVDAASGCESSIRLAVAVQVSDAPTPTTNDTTQDFCTQSNPTIASIQVNETGVIWYNVPTGGTPLASTTPLISGTTYYGVLVDVASGCESSIRLAVTVQVNNTPTPTTNDTTQDFCKVNNPTVASIQVNETGVIWYTAPTGGTVVTAATALTSGMTYYGVIVDPVTGCESAVRLAVTVQVNDAPTPTTNDAVQEFCPTANPTVVSIQVNEAGVIWYNVPAGGTPLASNTPITAAGTYYGVLVDPVSGCESSIRLAVAVQFYSGSQATLSGGSATVCLQDQVTYTTNAGMTNYVWTVGNGGQVVSGGGTADNTITVVWSQVGANSVNVSYNDANGCTVLSLATLNLNVSNCSDITITKTVDNPAPFIDDNVVFTIMVTNTGQAQFQNVVVNEVIPSGYSFVSMVVSNGTYNNNTGIWTIPALGPNQSATLAITVKVLFSGDYLNTVTIASSDPVDADVNNNTASASVEPMCLVVYNEFTPNEDGSNDVFTIKCAEHFPNNTLEIFNRYGNLVYKTRGYQNDWKGVSNVNGTFDGTVLPTGTYYYVFDTGDNSGTVKTGWVYIMR; encoded by the coding sequence ATGTTTTTTCTCTTCGTTCATGTTGATAGCAGCGCACAGGTATCGTATGTGTATGCCAATCAACTTTTGGCTAATAATAGCCATGTAGCTGCCCCCGGTAACGCGGTTTCAGTGAGTACTACCGATTATGCCACGTTGGAATCTTATGGTGGTATTGCTATTAATTTAGGTTCCTATACCGGAAGAATAGAACTGGGTTTCCCGTCTACGGTACCGGCAGGAACAACTTCCTATATCAGAATCCAGACCGATAACACCCTTTTAAACACCTTATTAGGAGGTGGTTTAGGTGGTGCTCTGGCTAATTTGACAGGAACACTGGCCCTGGGAAATCACTACTTTAATGTTAATGTCAAACAAACAGGAAATGCGACCCCGGTATTTTCTGCTTCTTCGATTAATGGTTTTGCCAATGAAAGTGCAAGACTTGTTTATGATGTCAATGGTAATTATTACATTGCGGTAACACCCAATGTGAGCTATAACAGTATTGAAATTGAGGATTTAACAAACACCTTGTTGCTGGGTACAATCAATACCATGAGAGTGTACAGTGCGTTCTATTTTTCAGGCAGTGATGTTTGTAATCCGGCATTTACCACTTCTTTCGACGGTACCGGAGGTACTGTAGATATCTTAGGGGTTGGCGGTGCAGGTGTAGCAGATCCGAAAAATGCCATTGATACGGATAACAACAGCTATTCCATGGTAAGTATGGGAGCGCTGACCGTTGCAGGAACCATAAGTCAGACAATTTATTTTGCAACGCCGTCCAGTACTACAGACCAGTTTCATTTAACCTTGCAGCTGGATGATCCTTCACTATTGAATTTAGGTGTATCAGACGGTATTAAAATAGAAGCGCTGCTCGGGCAAAATGTAGTCTATTCGACCGGATTAGGTGCATTGCTCAACACAGATGTTTTGGGACTGCTCAGTGCCGGACAGAAAACCAATGTTTCTTTTACTCCCGGACAGTCATTCGACAGGGTTAAGGTGACAATCTCCTCACTGGTACAGTTAAACGTGACCAAAACAGTCAAAATATTTAATGTATATCGTTCTCCGGCTAAGCCTGATGTAACTTCTGCAAACCAGAATCTGGCCATTTGCAGCGGTCAGCCGGTATCTTTAACGGCTACTACCGCTTCCACAAATCAATTGCTCTGGTATAACAGTCTTACCAGTACCGCTCCGGTAGCGACTACGGCCTATAACGTACCTTATCTGATTTCTAATGTGTCTGCAACAGCAACCTATTATGTTGCGGCAAGACAAATAGGCTGTACCGCTGTTTCAGAAAGGGTTCCGATTACGATAACCGTTTCATCCCTTCCGATAGCAACAGATATAACCATCAATGCAAATGTAGCTGCTTCCTGTCTGGGTGTTGCTGTTTTAGCACCAACAACAGCTTTATCTGGCGGTACATTCAAATATTTTACAGATCAGTTAAAAACACAGGAAATTACAACCGGTTTTGCCGGTCATGCGGGAATTACCTATGTGAAAGATCCTGTTACCGGCACCTTAACGGTTAGCGGGTTAAACGCAACCAATACACCCAGAAGTTATTTTATAGCAGTGGAACTTGCCGGAGCCTGTGAAAATGCAGCGAATACTTTAGCGGAAGTACAGGTTGGTTTGTCTGTTACAACACTTGATGTTCAGACGACCATTTCCGGCTGCGGATTTGTAAATCTTAGAAATGCCATTGTAAATTTTGATACGACCGGCAATACAACATATTCTTTTTTCGATAGCACGAATACTCCTTTAACGCCGGATCAGGCAGCCAATATAACGGTAGGAGGGACATATTATATTGAAGCTTTAAATGCGAGTAGTACCTGCCCGTCTGAAAGAAAAGCGGTAGTAGTAACGGTAAATCCGTTACCGCAGTTGCAGGTAGTGCCGTTAACCTATACGGTAAATCTTGGCGATTCGGTAACCTTACTGTCAACGTCCAATGCAACCGTAACCTGGTTTGACCAAAACGGTGTTGCTTTAGCGGCTAACGTAGCCGGACCGTTTACAACAGCCGGTTATTATACTTTTACGGCTGTGGCCAATAACGGACTGTGTGCGGTTAATATCTCCGTAACGGTTAACGTTATTGATCCTTCCAACTGTCCGCCGTTTATGGATAGGGTGTATGCCAATACACAAAGTTCCGGTTCGATTATTACAGGTGGTGTTATGAATGGCGGTTCGGCAATCGATCAGAACCCGCAGTCATTCTCAACCATTACTACCGGTATCGGACTTTTGGGCATCGGGACCACCTGGCAGAATCTGCAATGGAATACGACTATTCCGGCAGGTACACCGGTTACCATTAAAGTGGGTACGGAATACAGCGGCTTAACGCTGTTGGGAGCCATTACGATTATCGGTACTAAAAAAGACGGTTTGGGCAATCCTGTAGATATCGGAACCCTGCAACCGCTTTCGGCAAGCTTGCTGAACTTATTACCGGGAGAGAACAGTTTTGAATATACTTTTGTACCGTCCAATACTACCGGACCAAAAGCGTATGACGGAATACGAATTGTTATCGGCTCTATATTGAGCGTGGCGCAAAGTGCCCGTATTTATGAGGCCTATTATGCAAAAGTTTCCAATCCGGTGGTTTGTCAGCCGGGCGATGTGGAAGACGTATTTTATGGTAATATCGATTTGGGTATCGGCGCTTTAACGAGTACCGTTGGAGTAACCAATGCCTGGAATGCCGTTGATAACAGTGAAACTACGTTTGCTACGATGTCCAGCGGTGTAGGTGTTTTGGCAGCGGCAGAGATGACCGTGAAATTCAGAAGCCCGTCACAGGAAAATGATGTTATCAAAATCAGAATTTCCAAACCGGGAACCTTATTGAATGCAGGGCTTTTATCCGGTTTGAATATTCAGCGTTATATGGGGAATAACCCGGTTGGAGGAGCGTTGGATACCAGCAGTTCCGTACTGTTGGTACAGCTGCTTAACGGCGGAACAGAAGCCGTGATTATTACCAATGCACAGTCGCCGGCATACGACCGCGTTCGTATCAGAATGGGCGGTGTGGCAAGCGTATTGAATAGTTTACAGATACATTCCGTTACAAGAGAAGCAGCTGTTGACGTAGTAGACAGCGGCGGCGACAGAATAATAGAAGTATGTTATGGTGATCTTGTGAGCATTGCTCCTCAGAATTGTACCACATTTAACTGGTATGATGCGGCAACAGGAGGCAATCTGATCACCAGCGGAACGTCCTATACGGTGCCTTTCAGTTTAGCTGTGGGAACACATGTCTTTTATCTGCAGCCTGTGAGAAGCGGTTGTGAAGTGATGGCCAGAACGGCGATAACACTGATTGTGGGACCTACCTCGCCACAGACTTCGATTACCGGTATTTTAATTAATTCCGGGAATAACACAACATTGTGCGCTCCAGGCGGTGCGGTTACCTTAACAGCACAGTTAAACAGTACTCCGGCGGTAACCAATCCGGTTTATTACTGGTATAGTTTTAACGGAACGGTTCAGACCCTGATTCCGGGACAAACAACCAGTACGCTTTCGTTAACAGGATTAACTCCGGGAACACACACTTATTATGTGGGTGTAAGCTCCGATCAGTTTTGTGAAACGCTGCCGGCAGACAGAATTTCGGTTACGTTCATAATATTACCGCCGTCAGTAGCTACGGATATTACCGTGAGCGATGTTCAGACCTGTATGAGTAATCCGAATCCGGTTAGCATTCAGCCAACCACGACGTTAACCAATCCGGTTTTTGCCTGGTATTTTACAAATGATATTACGCAACCAATAACCAACGGAACCGTTGGCGGTGTAACCTATGCCATAGCGGCAAACGGTACTCTGACGGTAACCGGTTTAACCACAACAAACAGCCCGTATACCTATTATGTAGCGGTGTCGAGCAATACTACCTGCCCGAATTTACCGGGAACCTTACAGGATGTAGTTGTTAATATGGGCGATGCACCAACGCCAACTACCGATGATACCACTCAGGATTTCTGTAAAGTAGATAATCCGATAGTAGAATCAATCATCGTTAATGAAGCCGGCGTAATCTGGTACAGTGTACCGACAGGTGGAACGTCATTGGCTTCTACAACGCCATTGGTAACCGGAACCTATTACGGAGCCTTGCTGAATGCCGTTTCTGGTTGCGAAAGCTCGGTACGCTTAGCCGTTGCGGTTCAGGTAAACGATGCGCCAACGCCAACAACAAACGATACCACTCAGGATTTCTGTAAAGTAAATAATCCGATTGTGGAATCAATTATCGTTAATGAAGCCGGTGTGATCTGGTATACTGTGCCAACCGGCGGAACGCCATTGGCTTCTACCACAGCATTAGTAACCGGAACCTATTATGGCGTACTGGTAGATGCTGTTTCGGGTTGTGAAAGCTCGGTACGCTTAGCCGTTGCGGTTCAGGTAAACGATGCGCCAACGCCAACAACAAACGATACGACCCAGGATTTCTGTAAAGTAAATAATCCGATTGTAGAATCAATCATCGTCAATGAAGCCGGTGTGATCTGGTACAATGTACCAACCGGTGGAACGCCGTTAGCTTCTACCACAGCATTAGTAACCGGTACCTATTATGGTGTATTGGTAGATGCTGCTTCCGGTTGTGAAAGCTCGGTACGTTTAGCGGTTGCCGTACAGGTAAACGATGCACCAACGCCAACAACAAACGATACGACTCAGGATTTTTGTAAAGCAAATAACCCGATAGTGGAATCGATTATCGTGAATGAAGCCGGCGTAATCTGGTACAATGTGCCGACAGGTGGAACGCCATTAGCTTCCACAACGCCATTGGTAACCGGAACCTATTACGGAGTATTAATCGATGCTGTTTCGGGCTGTGAAAGCTCGGTACGCTTGGCTGTTGCCGTTCAGGTAAACGATGCGCCAACACCAACAACGAACGATACGACTCAGGATTTCTGTAAAGTAAATAATCCAACGGTGGCTTCGATCCAGGTAAATGAAACCGGAGTGATCTGGTATACTGTACCAACCGGCGGAACGCCATTGGCTTCCACCACTGCATTGGTAACCGGAACCTATTATGGCGTATTGGTAGATGCTGCTTCCGGCTGTGAAAGCTCAGTACGCTTAGCGGTTGCCGTTCAGGTAAACGATGCGCCAACGCCAACAACAAACGATACGACTCAGGATTTCTGTAAAGTAAATAATCCAACGGTGGCTTCGATCCAGGTAAATGAAACCGGAGTGATCTGGTATACTGTACCAACCGGTGGAACGCCATTGGCTTCGACCACAGCATTAGTAACCGGTACCTATTATGGCGTATTGGTAGATGCGGCTTCCGGCTGTGAAAGCTCAGTACGCTTAGCCGTTGCGGTTCAGGTAAACGATGCGCCAACGCCAACTACGAATGATACCACTCAGGATTTCTGTCAGTCGGCAAATCCAACAGTAGCGTCCATTCAGGTGAATGAAACCGGAGTGATCTGGTATACTGCACCAACAGGAGGCAGTGTAGTGGCTTCAACTACGGCGTTAATCAGCGGAACAACCTATTATGGCGTATTGGTAGATGCCGCTTCGGGTTGTGAAAGTTCCATTCGTCTGGCTGTTACGGTTCAGGTAAATGATGCACCAACGCCAACAACAAACGATACGACCCAGGATTTCTGTCAGTCGACCAATCCAACGGTAGCGTCCATTCAGGTAAATGAAACCGGAGTGATCTGGTATACTGTACCAACCGGCGGAACACCATTGGCTTCCACCACGGCATTAGTAACCGGAACGTATTATGGCGTATTAGTAGATGCAGCTTCGGGCTGCGAAAGCTCGGTACGTTTAGCCGTTGCGGTTCAGGTAAATGATGCCCCAACGCCAACAACGAATGATACGACTCAGGATTTCTGTCAGTCGACCAATCCAACGGTAGCGTCCATCCAGGTGAATGAAACCGGAGTGATCTGGTATACTGCACCAACAGGAGGCAGTGTAGTGGCTTCGACCACACCATTAGTAACCGGAACCTATTACGGAGTATTAGTAGATGCGGCTTCCGGCTGTGAAAGTTCCATTCGTTTGGCGGTTGCCGTTCAGGTAAGCGATGCGCCAACGCCAACAACAAATGATACAACACAAGATTTTTGTACACAAAGTAATCCAACAATAGCGTCCATCCAGGTAAACGAAACCGGTGTGATCTGGTACAATGTACCAACCGGTGGCACGCCATTAGCTTCTACCACACCGTTAATTAGCGGAACAACCTATTATGGTGTATTGGTGGATGTGGCTTCCGGATGTGAAAGTTCTATTCGCCTGGCGGTAACGGTTCAGGTAAATAATACCCCAACACCAACAACGAACGACACCACTCAGGATTTCTGTAAAGTAAACAATCCTACAGTAGCGTCTATCCAGGTGAATGAAACCGGAGTGATCTGGTATACTGCTCCAACAGGAGGTACTGTTGTTACGGCTGCTACGGCACTAACCAGTGGTATGACCTATTATGGAGTAATTGTAGATCCGGTAACCGGCTGTGAAAGTGCTGTTCGTCTGGCTGTTACGGTTCAGGTTAATGATGCCCCAACACCAACTACTAACGATGCGGTACAGGAATTCTGTCCGACGGCTAATCCTACAGTGGTTTCCATTCAGGTAAACGAAGCCGGAGTGATCTGGTATAACGTTCCTGCAGGCGGAACGCCGTTAGCATCAAATACGCCTATAACGGCTGCTGGAACATACTATGGTGTTTTAGTGGATCCGGTTTCGGGCTGTGAAAGTTCGATTCGTTTAGCCGTTGCGGTTCAGTTCTACAGCGGATCACAGGCAACTTTGAGCGGTGGTTCGGCTACCGTATGTCTTCAGGATCAGGTGACCTACACTACAAACGCCGGTATGACCAACTATGTTTGGACGGTTGGTAACGGCGGACAGGTTGTGAGTGGCGGCGGAACCGCAGATAATACAATCACGGTTGTCTGGTCGCAGGTAGGAGCCAATTCGGTTAATGTTAGCTATAACGATGCAAATGGCTGTACCGTTCTTAGTCTGGCAACCCTGAATCTGAATGTGTCCAACTGTTCGGATATTACCATTACGAAAACGGTAGACAATCCTGCACCATTTATTGACGATAATGTTGTATTTACCATTATGGTAACCAATACAGGACAGGCACAGTTCCAGAATGTTGTGGTTAATGAAGTGATTCCGAGCGGATATTCCTTTGTGAGTATGGTCGTTTCAAACGGAACCTACAATAACAACACCGGAATCTGGACAATCCCGGCTTTAGGACCAAATCAGTCTGCAACATTAGCGATCACTGTAAAAGTTTTATTCTCAGGCGATTATTTAAATACAGTAACGATAGCAAGTTCCGACCCGGTAGATGCTGATGTTAATAATAATACGGCAAGTGCCTCTGTTGAACCGATGTGTTTGGTGGTTTATAACGAGTTTACTCCAAATGAGGATGGCTCTAACGATGTTTTCACCATTAAATGTGCCGAACATTTCCCAAATAATACATTGGAAATCTTTAACAGATATGGAAATCTGGTATACAAAACCAGAGGCTATCAAAACGACTGGAAAGGCGTTTCAAATGTAAACGGAACTTTTGACGGAACTGTTTTACCAACGGGAACTTATTATTATGTTTTTGATACAGGAGATAATTCCGGTACTGTTAAAACCGGATGGGTATATATCATGAGATAA
- a CDS encoding KdsC family phosphatase — translation MSKSYKELMNDITTFIFDVDGVLTDGTIHVTQTGEMLRNMNIRDGYAMKAAVENGYTVCIISGGSNEGVRVRLRNLGITDIYLGVPDKVETFDEFTDIYNIKADQVLYMGDDIPDYHVMKLVGLATCPQDASPEIKEICQYISHKNGGKGAVRDVIEQVMKVQGKWMEHFDAKYD, via the coding sequence ATGTCTAAGAGTTACAAAGAATTAATGAACGACATCACTACTTTTATTTTTGATGTCGACGGGGTATTAACCGATGGTACCATTCACGTTACCCAAACCGGAGAAATGCTCCGCAACATGAACATCCGTGACGGCTATGCTATGAAAGCCGCTGTCGAAAACGGCTATACCGTTTGCATCATCTCCGGCGGAAGCAATGAAGGAGTGCGTGTCAGGCTACGCAACTTAGGAATTACCGATATTTATTTAGGGGTACCGGATAAAGTGGAAACCTTTGATGAGTTTACCGACATCTACAATATAAAAGCCGATCAGGTACTTTATATGGGCGACGATATTCCGGATTACCACGTGATGAAACTGGTAGGACTGGCTACGTGTCCGCAGGATGCTTCTCCCGAGATAAAAGAAATCTGCCAGTACATTTCCCATAAAAACGGCGGAAAAGGCGCTGTGCGTGATGTTATCGAACAGGTTATGAAAGTACAAGGGAAATGGATGGAGCATTTTGATGCCAAATACGACTAA
- a CDS encoding Rossmann-like and DUF2520 domain-containing protein, with protein sequence MIKVAIIGSGNVARHLISVFEKTEAITLVQAFARKAQNLSDLLPSTKIISDYSELKDADIYIIAVSDDAIAAVSEQLNFTNKFVVHTSGSSGLDILNPKNRKGVFYPLQTFSKTKAVNFREVPFCLESENEADFAIMEAVAKAISDKVYAVNSRQRQSLHIAAVFSCNFVNHLYQIGNEICTENEVPFEILYPLIQETADKIKTLSPKAAQTGPAKRNDRNTIEKQLSFLENHPDRTAIYQLLTESIQKNNV encoded by the coding sequence ATGATTAAAGTAGCTATTATCGGATCGGGAAATGTGGCCCGGCACCTGATTTCCGTTTTTGAAAAAACAGAAGCCATAACTTTAGTGCAGGCATTTGCCCGAAAAGCTCAAAATTTATCCGATTTACTGCCGTCAACGAAGATTATCTCGGATTATTCGGAGCTAAAAGATGCCGACATATATATCATTGCCGTTTCCGACGATGCCATTGCTGCGGTATCCGAACAACTGAATTTTACGAATAAATTTGTAGTCCATACTTCCGGCAGCAGCGGACTGGATATTCTGAACCCTAAAAACAGAAAAGGAGTGTTTTATCCGTTACAGACTTTTTCAAAAACCAAAGCGGTCAATTTCAGGGAAGTTCCCTTTTGCCTGGAAAGTGAAAACGAAGCCGATTTTGCCATCATGGAGGCTGTTGCCAAAGCAATATCCGATAAGGTTTATGCGGTTAATTCCCGGCAGCGCCAGAGCCTTCATATCGCAGCGGTCTTTTCCTGTAATTTTGTAAACCACCTGTACCAGATCGGAAATGAAATCTGTACCGAAAATGAAGTCCCGTTTGAAATTTTATACCCGCTAATACAGGAAACCGCCGATAAAATCAAAACCCTGTCGCCAAAAGCGGCACAAACCGGTCCGGCAAAACGCAACGACCGCAACACAATTGAAAAGCAACTTTCGTTCCTGGAAAACCATCCGGACAGAACAGCAATATACCAACTACTAACAGAATCCATACAGAAAAACAATGTCTAA